AAGTATTATGTCTTTGTACGTAACTACAAGGAATAGCCTGGGATAACTACTATCCAGGCTTTTTTTGATTTATTTTTGTTAAATAACAGTAAGAAAAAATAACTCAGATATTTAATGTCTCTTCTAAATAAAAAACAATAAGCCATTGAGCTCATCTCTTTTATGCGATACATATCTACATCACAAAAGAAAGAGCGAGCATTTTAGCTTAATAAACAAAAAATAATCGACCACTCTAAAAAAAGTTTTGTTATTTTTCCTTATATATAAGGAGCAAAAATCGGGTGTTATTTAATCTCTTTCCACAAAAAAATTCGTTGTGAACAAGCCACTCTTTCTGTATAATAATATTCATAGGATAGAAATAACTAACATTAAAAATAAATAAATTGGCTCTTCGTGGTCTGGCGCCAACCAAACCAGAAGCCTTGTTTAAACAGTAGCACCTGTCAAACAACTTTGCCAATAGCGTAAGGATCGATCTATTTTTGTTGTACACGTCTATAGTGACGACACATTTTATAGTTTCTTTATCTTGCCTATTTGTAGACGATTACAGGTCACCTGTGGATCGTCTTTTTTTATTTCTATCCTACAAATTTGAGACGAAGAAGAACTTTCAGGGGAACAACGTTCATTTTATTCACCTTGTACTTTTCATCATCAGCTCTGTCTTATAGCCAGTCGCAGTCCTTCAATTCTTAGAGCTTTAGCTTTTAGAAATTGATGCGATCGAAGCGACAGCGTAGTGATTCAAAGCAAAAAAGGCACTTCATTGTTCGGCGCCAACCGTTCAATGAAGCCCTGAATAGAAAGTAGCACCTCTCTATCCAAGTTGCCCATTTACCAGTACCGTAGTACTAGCTTCTTTATTGTACCTAATTCTTGTAAGAATTTCTAGACACTTTTTGAATTTTTCTCTGGTTACACAAAGAAGTTCCCAACATACTGGCATAATTCAACAATAGAGACGGACAGCTTTCCCCTTTTTCTTTCGCTCTACATACAAAAATCAAACAAAGAGAAAAGGAGAATTACCATGAAAAATTCCGTCATCTGCATTAAAACTGTCCCGTATCAAGAGATTCTAAATCTTCGAGATTCACTGGAACGTTTAGAATCTTGGAAAGAACCATTGGAAGTTCTTGAAAAATATTTTACCAATCCAACAACACCAATCAATAAAAAACAGGTCGTTAAACAGTATTACGCTAGTGCCAAATTGTTTGAAACATTTAATAAAGAATTTAAGTTATTGATAGCAGAGTCGCAAAAACAATTGGCTATTATTACACAAAATCAAAATAGTTGATTAAAAAAATGAAAGGAATCATCTTTTGCGTATTTAGATAGTGTCAGGAACAAAAATATGATTGGACTATTTTAAGTCACATTAAAAATGGGAGGGATTATTTTGGATTTACTAAAAGCAACAAAACAAGGAGAGAGAATTGTTATTATCTTTCCAAAAAAATTAGCTATAAAAGAAAATCAAGAATTCTACTACTATAAAAATAAAGAAGAGATTATTTCATTTATTCCAAAATAGAACGTCTTTCTCGCGAAACAATTCATTAAAAATTTTAATAGGCGCTTGTTTTCAAGTAGTTTTTGTATAAAAGCGAAAGACCTAGAAATGAATACTATTTCTAAGCCTTTCGCTACTATTACTGATAAAGAGTTTTCCTATGCAAAATCACTGTGATAAAAATCGTTATTGTCTTGTTCTATCACAATAAACAACCTGTCCACTTATCATTAAATAAGCTCCTGCATCATTTCAGCATGAGAAATACTTTCGTCATTTATTTGATGCTTTTTCATCAGATTATTGTATGTTTCTAAATCAATCTGATTTTCTAGGCTTTCCAAAATTGTTGTCTTAGCAAGTTCAGATAAGGATATCTCTTTAGAGTTAGCCAGCCTTTGCATAAAATCTTTTTCATCGTTAGATAATCTAAATGACACTGTATTCATTCAGTTACCTCCTCTTCAAACATTCGTCTTACTGATTATCGTAATACATTTACATATATTTTTCAATTGTACTAAAACTACATTTTGGATTGTTCCGCTACTAATAAACACTTTACTTCTCAATCCCATAATCAATCTCAATAACCAAGTTGTCTCCATCTAAAAAATACTTGCCCGTACCTTGAATTCCTGAAAGTTCTTCCGTTCCAGTGTTCTCTTTTATCACTAATTCATTGTGCGGAAGTCCCTTTTCAAAAGTCCCTCGTTCTTCTAAGACAAACGTGCCTTTGCGACCTTTTAGCACCCCTTCAAAGAACAGATACCCTAAATAGGTCGCTTCTGATAGATGAGGGTTTTCTTGATTGTACTGCGAGTAATGCAATAAATAATCTGCTTTGAAACTGCCTGTGATTTCTTGTAAGGCTTTATACCAAGCAGAAGCTTTCGCCACTGGTTGTTCTGTTGGGATATCTGCCAATAATTCTTCCTCCCATGAAACAAGCTCAAAGGTACTTTTAGCCAACATGATCCTCACCAGCATTTCTTAGTTCTTGTTTGATCGCTTCATAGTAGCCTAACTTGTAAAAGTTATACCATTGTTCCACTTCTTTTTCAGGCATTACTTGAAGTGCCAACAAAATTTCTCTTGCAAACTCTAAATGCCCAGTTCCATTGGCTGTAATCAGGTTGTTTGCTCTTATTGCTTGAACTTCTAAATAGTGATTCCCACCAGTATAACGCGTGCCAGCATAATCTTGTAGGTCTTGTAATTGGTTGCTCGTATGCTTGTGATCATTTAGTAACCCTAGACTTCCCAAATAAACAGTCGCATCACAAATGGCTGCAATCACAGCACCTTGTTGTTCTGCTTTTGCTACTAAAGCATCGACTTCTTTTGCTTTATCCGTTCGCCAAGATTTTCCACCAATTAAAATCAACGCAGCAAACTCTTTTTGACACGCTTCGGCAAGCGTATAATCTGGTAATGTCGAAAAACCGCCCATTGAATGAATCGCTTGTTTTTCATTTGAAACAGTTTTAACCGTGACCCCCTCTTGCTGATTCAGTTCAGCCGCAATCGATGCTGCTTCCCAATCTGCATAATCTTCTAATAATACAAAAAACACTTCTGTCATGATTTATTCCTCCTTATATACAGGTAACAACGTTCCGCTATGCTACACCTTGTACTTTTCAACATCAGTTCGTTTTATTCACTGTGTTTCAAAGCAAAAGCGAAGTGGGCTCGTTTAACTCTGACAGGAAAATAGGAAAATCTAACTGAGGTGCTTTTTGCCTCATTTAGATTTTATCTTTTTCCCGAAGACCTTCAATCCTTAGAGCTTTAGCTCTTAGGAATTGTTGAGATCGAAGCACAGCGTAGTGCTAGCCCGCGTAGCTAGATAACATTAAAAGCGAAGCAGGCTCGTTCAACTCCGACTGGAAAATAGGAAAAATCGATTATGGTGCTTTTTACCACAAACTATTTTTATCTTTTTCCCGAGGAGCTAGCCCGCGTAGCTAGATACCTGTTGGAATTCATCATACAACAGAAGTGTGACAACTGATTGTCAGCTTTTGTAAAGAAAATACATTTCTTCTATTTTCGCTTTGACTGCATCAACTATGCTCGGCGGTTCAATAACTCGCACTTTATCTTGTAAACGTAAAATAAAGTCTACTGATTTTTTATGATTTATCAGTGGAAATACAATCGTTCCAGTAGTTGATTTCTTTTCATGCTCCTGAAAAAATTCTGCACCTAGTTTATCGATCAAGTATAATTTATCTTTTTGCTCATAAGTTAAGACGATTTGCTGAATATCTGGCGATACCATCGCTTCTAAATAATCAATTTCAGACTCTCTGGTTAGCTCCACAGGGTCTAGTGGTCTAGGTTCAAATCGCTCCTCTAACAGCGTATATGTTTGAATCCTTGTCAGTTTAAATAAGCGAAATGCCTTTCTTTTTAAACAAAAACCATACAGATACCAATGTGAAGCTTTAAAAATAAGCTTGTATGGTTCTATTTCCCGTTCAGAGTAGCCTTTCTTAGAATGGTATTGAATCACAATGATTTTCTGTGTTGCTATCGCTTGTCGTAAATCATCTAATTTATTTTTTCCGTCATTTGGCTTGTACCAAGAAGATAGATCGATCAACAAATCACTTTGCGGCTGTTGTACCTTCGTATTCGGGGCAATTTTTGCCAGCAAAGGACTAATTTCAGAGGATGTTGAAATACTTTGAATCGCTGAAAGTCCTGTCATGATCGCCGAAATATCCTCAGTTGAGAAGACATGTTTACTTACTTTGTAACCATCTACGATACCGTAACCGCCATGAATCCCTGAATAAGAAATAATCGGAATCCCCGCTAAATTCAGGGTTTCGATATCACGATAAATGGTTCGTTTAGATACTTCCAGCCGTTCTGCCAACCCTTTGGCGGTCATTCGGTCATTTTCCGTCAATAAATTTACCAAGCTGAGCAAGCGATCGATTTTCATAATTTCTCCTTTTCACTATATCTATACAGATAAAAAAGGAATCCATTTACTAAATGCTCATCGATTCCTTCTTTCTTGATTTTTCTATTATCATTATACTTCGTAACGGGTTATCACACAATTTAATCCAGTAAACAAACAGTCCAAAATCAGAATTTCTCTACGTGGCTCTACAAAATAATATTATCCTTCAAAATCTCCAGATCTGTAATGACAATCTTCCGTTCCTGAATCTTGATCGCTCCTAGATCCTTCAACTGCTGCATCATTCGATTGACACTACTAGCAGAAGTGATGCCACAAAAATGAGCAATCTCTTCATTTGTCACCACAAAATCAATCAATAATCCGTCATCTATTTGCACACCAAAAGTATCGTACAACTCATAAATCTGGGTACAAACTGCGCCAAATTTTCCATTCATCAACATCTGCTGCATCTTCTTCATTGAATACATCAAACGTACACGATAATAATCTTTCACATACATCTGCAAGTCTTTGCTTTGATTGATATCCTTCCAAAACTGTACACGATCGATTTGATACAGCTCTGCCTGGTCAGACTCAATTCGAATGTTAAACGGCGCATCAATAAACTGAGAATATTCATCCCTCAATAGTGAAACGATTTCCAAACTATTGATGTACCTAAGATTGAATTCTCGTCCATCTGGCGAAATAACGCTAGTTTTGATAATACCGCTTTTTAAAATATAAGCATATCGGTCTTGTAACCCTTCATAAGTAAGGTACGTTCTCTTTTTCTTCACTACGATTGGAAATGCATGATCGTCTAAGTATTCTTGTAACACGTGGCTGTCCATTTAGTAACTCCTCACCATTTATATGAAAATTTCCTGTAAAAGCTATTCTTATTTAAGATGATAACACATCGAATAGCAACAACAAATGTATATGACTTTTGTTGTGCTTTTTTGTTACTAACTTTTTTTTAAAACAAATCCGCATTTTTTTTACTAACTTTTTTCGTATAGTATCCATACAACTAGCTTTCAGAAAAGAATTGTAATTTGCAATTTAAGCTTATCCTAACAAGAAAGAAGGAACGTGCAACAATGACGGAACATTCAGAAGAAAAATTATTCAATAAAGGGTTTATCAGCATTACGTTGATCAATTTTGTGGTCTATCTCGTTTATTACTTATTGATGGTAATCATCGCAGTGATTGCGCAAGATACGCTTCATGCTTCATTAGGTCAAGCCGGTCTGGCCTCTGGTATTTATATTATTGGTACTTTATTTGCTCGGCTATTTATGGGAAAAATGTTGGAGTTACTTGGTAGAAAAGTGGTCTTGCGATATGGTGCTTTATTTTATCTCATCACAACGATTGCTTATCTCTATATTCCAAGTATCGGGATTCTTTATTTTGTTCGTTTACTTAATGGCTTTGGCTATGGAACGGTGTCGACTGCGACAAATGCGATCGTGACGGCCTATATTCCTAAATCAAAACATGGTGAAGGAATCAATTATTATGGATTAAGCACTAGCTTAGCTGCAGCGATTGGTCCATTTATTGGGATGATTTTGTTAAATACAACGAGTTTTTATTTTATTATTTCGTTTTCGATCGTGCTGATTTTCCTGACAACGATTGCTTGTTTTATCTTCCCTGTAAAAAATATTCAATTAAGTGTAGCTCATAAAGCCAGTTTGTCACGTTGGACATTTGATAGTTTTATTGAAAAAAAAGTGCTATTTATTTCGTTTATTGCCTTTTTGATGGGACTTTCTTATTCAAGCGTCCTTTCATTTCTTTCCTCTTATGCCAAAGTGATCGATCTGGTCGGTGCTAGTTCCTTTTTCTTTGTAGTCTATGCGCTGGTGATCACAGCGACTCGTCCAATGTCTGGCAGAATCTTTGATGCTCGTGGCGAAAATGCGGTGATGTATCCTAGTTTTGTCTTTCTAACGGCAGGATTACTCTTATTGAGTGTGACCACAAGTGGTTGGATGTTGCTTGTTTCAGGTGGATTGATTGGTTTAGGTTATGGTACGTTTATGTCTAATGGTCAAGCAATTTGTTTAAAAGCCAGTCCCAGCAGTCATCGAATCGGTATTGCCTTGTCCACTTACTTCATTGGTTTAGATCTTGGTTTGGGTGTAGGACCTTATATTTTAGGAGAGTTGCGAAGTGTCCTTTCATTCCAAGGTTTATACTTCGTTGCAGGTTTGATTCCAGTGATTTGTATAATTCTATATGCCTTGTTTTACAAATCAAAAGCACCTATTTATGAAAATAAATTGAACGAACAATAAAAGGAGACTTATGATGAACACAGATGAACGTATGCTTGAAGTTTTACAACAAACGTTAACTAGAATTGAAGAATTAAACGCACGCTTAGGTCATATCGAAAAAGATCTCACTTCGATCGACAAGTATCAAACCAATATGGATCACTATGCAAGAGCTATTGAAGCCGCCACAGAAAATAATAATATCATGGGGTAAATCGACACAGATAAAAGGAGCTTAGGAGACTGAGCTCTTTTTTCATTGGTTTTTCATTTTTCTATTTTTTTTATTTAATTATCGTATGTTTTTATTGATTATTTTAAAATAAGTATTATGATTCACAAAGGAGGTGGTATCCTGTGAAAAATTTTTTTATGAAAAAAAGTGATAAACAAAAATTCGAACTTTTCAAATTAATTGTGTTTAGTAAAAATGGGGTCTCTGTCAATACACTTGCAGAGAAATCTGAGTTGTCCTTAAATTTGATTTATCGAAAGCTTAAAGAGCTCAATGACGACTTGACAGAAATTTTTTCTCCCGAAGATGTTTGTATAATCAAAAATGATATTTTTTTGTCTGTTTTGATCGATAATTGTACAAATATAAGCTTGGTTATTGATTCAGTAAGGCTCTTTTATATACAGCAATCCCATGAATATTTGATTTTCCATTCTGTTTTCTCAAACTATTTCTACAGTGTTGAAGCACTTTCTCAGGAGATTAACCTAAGTGTTGCTCAAACTTATAAAAGCCTCAATACCATCAATAAAGCTCTAGGTTATTTTGATGTCAAACTTATTTTTAATGATGATAATTTACAATCAAATTTCCAGGGCTCAGAGATAAATATTCGATTATTTTTGTTTTATTATTACTGGTCTGTTTTCAAAGGGGTGGTTTGGCCATTTAGAAAATCTTTGAGCTATCTTCAAGATATTGATGTCGCTATCTATGATGTTTCGGAGTCACAAAGAGGGCGCTTAAAGTATTTCCAAACCTTATCTATTTGGAGAATTCTTTATAGGAATAAGTTGGTAGACATTGCACCTGATTTTTTAGCAGTAATTCAGTTACTCAATTCCATTCATCCAATTAAATTTTCTGTTGGCCTAAATATTCCTGAGGAAGCTCTAATTCAAGAAGAATGCTATTTTGGTTTTCTATGTCGACTTTTTATCTACAATAGCGATACGCATGCTCAAAAACTAGAAACAGCTACTGCCTTTATCCAGTCTGATTTACCAATTTCAAAGAGTTGCACGTTTATTTTGGATAGAGTTTATGCAGCTTATGCTATTGAACCTAAGCATGAGGATTATCTTTTTGCTTATTATTCACTATTGCTTGCTTTGACCTCTATTACGTACTTATCTATCGATAATACTGATTTGTTTGAAAATGACCAAAATATTTCAGAATTAGGGACTGACTATGCTGATTTCCCACAAATGGAAGTCGAGCTTTCAGAACTTGCACAGCAATTATTTTCAGAAGCACCTTATCTCAGTGAATTAAAATCAAAAGGCTTTTTCACATATATGGTTTATTTATTTTATTTCTTTATAGACAACTCTAAACAATCGCAAAAGTTAAAAATTTTTATTCAATACTCTAAAAATCATATTAGCGTAGCTGAAATAAAAAGAAGTCTCGCCAGTTTCTTTAGCTCGGAATCAATTGCCTTTGTCGATGATCCTCACCGATCCGATATTTTGATTTCAGACTGTTATGAAAGAGATTGTCCTAATGAAAATTTCTTTTATTTTGATAACCCTGTGAATACAAATGAATGGCAGGCATTGATCAGCTTTATTAGTACCAAGCTTTACAAGAATGTTTTCTACAAACAATTATAATCACTATATAAATTTGATTCTAACTCTCTCTACTCTTAAAGAAAAAAAACAACGCAAGGGACAATCTTAATCCTGTCCCTTGCGTTGTTTTTCGTTTTTTTAAAATGCTGGAGTCAACGTTTCACTGTATTTCGTTTCTAGTAATTCTTTGACTTTATCACTTGTCATCGCTTTTTTCAACGCTTTAATTTTATCTGAATCTTTGTTATCTTCTCTGGCAACCAAGCTGATTGCAAAACGATCATCCACTTTCTTCTCCAATAAAATCGCATCTTTGGGTGTCAAACCAACTTTCGCAATATATGTGGGGTAATTGTAGACCATTGCAATATCTTTTTCATTATACGCTTCCGCTAAGTTTAATAAGTCGACAGATACCCAATCAAATTTTTTCGGATTCTCTATGATATCTTTGATTGTCCCATTAAATCCTACGCCTTCTTTTAATTTGATCAAACCAGCTTCATTTAAAATAGCTAATGCACGACCTTCATTAGAAACATCACTTGGCAATGCGATTTTCGTCCCTTCTGGAAGATCTTTTATATCTTTAAACTCTTTAGAATAAAAACCAACTTTTGCATTATAAATTTTTTGTACAACTACTAAATTACCGTCTTTTTCTTCATTAAACTTTTGCATAAATGGCTCATGTTGAGCAAAGTTTGCATCGATTTCTTTAGCATTCAATAATTCATTGTATTGAATATTATCATTGACTTGAACTAGTTCTACTTTGTAGCCATGTTCAATTTCTTTTCCCGCTAACTCAACTACTTCGACCGTTGATGGGATGTGTGAAGCCACTTTGATGATTTTATCTTCTTTTTTCTTTGTATCCGCAGCTTTTTTCTGACCACCGCATCCAACAACTGCTACCCCTGCCAACACTAACATACTGATCAATAATTTTTTTTTCATGATTTTGCCCCTAACTATTATTTTTTATTTATTTTTTTAGCAAACCAACTACCACTAATTTGAATAACACTGACAAAGATGATCATAAGCACAATTGCCGTATACATTACTGCATACTCATAACGTTGATACCCATAACGCAATGCAAAATCTCCGATTCCACCGCCGCCGATCACACCCATCACGGTTGAGTAAGAAACCATGCTGATTACGACTGATGTCAACGCCAAAACTAAACCCGAACGTGCTTCCACATAAAGAAAACGGCTGATCAACTGTAACTTGGTACTACCTAAAGATTGAGCAAGCTCTAAAATATCGTTGGGTATTTCTAAAAGGACTTGTTCCACAAGTCTAGCGTATATTGCGACTGCTACAAAACTTAACGGTAAAGACGCTGCATACGTCCCAAATGCAGTTCCTAATACAAGTCGCGTAAAAGGAATAAGCGCAACCACAAACAATAAAAAAGGAAATGAACGAACAATATTAATATAAGCGTTTAAGAAAATACCTATCCAGTGATTGGATTTAGTCGGCATTTTTTTTGTTAAGTAAACAAACGTTCCAAGAGGTAAGCCAATTACCACAGCCGCAATGATTGAAATCAGAATCATGATGCCACTTTCAGATAAAGATTTCGTAAGTTCTGGATGGTAATAACTAATTTTCTCTATATAAGCTGTCATCATCCTAAACTCTCCCGAATTCTTTCATAATAGGTGCTAAACTGTGGTTGCTGCTGGCCTTGTTGAATTGTTAGTGTTTCTAGCACCTTTCCTTTTTCTAAAACTGCAGTTCGGTTACACAATTGCTTGATCAAATTTAATTCGTGGCTAACAATGACCATCGTTGTCCCAAAGGTTTGATTGATTCTGCGCAATAATGTCAAAATATCGTACGCATTTTGACCATCTAAAGCAGATGTCGGTTCATCACAGAGTAAAATCTTGGGTTGTGTGATCAGAGCTCTGGCAATGCCCACACGTTGTTTTTCGCCCCCACTAAGCTGTCTAGGATACTGCTCCCCTTTGTCTGTCAAACGTACAAAATCCAAAACCTCTTGAACTTTTTGGCGATCATACTCTTTATTCAACCGTAAAGGCAGCCCGATATTTTCATTGACTGTTTGGTTGTAAAGTAAATTAAATTGCTGAAAAATCATACCGATTTGTTTACGACTTTGCCTTTTTTGTGACTCACTTAACGTCATCAAATCAATTCCAGCGACTTTTATAGAACCACTGCTAGGTTGTTCTAATGTATTGATCATTCGTAATAATGTTGATTTTCCAGAACCACTTTCTCCAATCACACCAAATAACTCGTGCTCTTGAATTTGTAGATCAACATGATCTAATGCTGTGACAGTTGCGCCATTATGAGTGTAGCTCTTTGAAACTTGATTAAACGTAATCATCTTATTTCCTCCACCTTAGTCAACCAACAACTGAATAAACTCAGCTTTAGAAACATTGTTAAAATAATCCCCCACTGAAGTTTCAGCCAACGCTTGTTTAATTGATTCCTGATCATACATACAGCCAAGCAACAAGTCTGTGATTTCCTTCGTATCTTTTTGGCTAAAATAATCACCATAAATTGTGATTGCTGAGATTCGGCCTTTCTCTACAGAAATATTCGCTTCTATTAATCCGCCTGTAAATTTTTCTTCTCTTTTGATTGTAAACTTCGGTTCCTCACCAAACACCCAAGCATCATTTCCATAAATTTCTGATACTAATTGATCGATTGCTTGCTCATCTTCTTTTGTTAGCTGATATTCCTGTGATTTGATTTCTTCCAACCTTTTGGCCTTAAACAAATGTAGCAATAAACGATCTCGAAATGCTTCCGTGGAAATTTCTTGGTATTCTTTCGCTAAATATGGTTTAAGATTAGTTACTCGGCTTCTGACTGACTTCGTCCCTTTTGATGCTAGTTTTTTTTCAGAAACAGTCAATACTCGACTGACTTCATCCAAATCAACATCCAGCATCAATGTACCATGTGAATACATTTTTTTATTTTTCGTATACATAGCATTACCTGAGAATTTTTTCCCATCGATCAATAAATCATTACGGCCACTGATTTCAGCCCCTAGTGCACCCATTTCGTGTAACGCATCAATGATCGGCTGAGTAAATAGTTTAAAATTGCCAAATGATTCATGCTCTGCATTCACAACAAAACTAAAACTCAAATTTCCTAAATCATCATACACTGCCCCGCCACCAGATAACCTTCTAGTAATCGTGATTTCGTGTTCTTTTGCGTAAGTCAAATCAACTTCTGCCCGTACATTCTGATTGCGCCCAACGATGACACATGGTTTTTGAATATAAAATAATACCAGTGGATCATCAAAAGTTCGCTGATTTAGCAGATATTGTTCCGTCGCTAAATTCCGACGGATATCGTGAGAGGGCATAATCATATAGTACATTTTATTCCTCTTTTCCTATTGTCTATCTCTTACATAAAAGTGCTTTCAATATAAACGATAAAAAACTTTCTGATAATTCTAATAACAGGTTCAGTCTATCATTCCTAACTATAATATTACATATATTTGCTCAAAAAAGCTTTATATTATAAGGAAAAACGATATTTTATATAACAGAAATTTCAATTTAGAACAGATTTTAGTACACAAAAAAGTAATTTACTAGCTAAAAAAATAGGAGAGTAGGACAAAAGCAAATGCTTTTGTCCTACTCTCTTCTATCTAAATTCTAAGTGACTAACACCTGGCATAAACAACTCAGTAACAATCATTTACTTTCATTTAGTTTATTCTTAATTACAGAAAGAATCTCCTGAACATTAGTTCTAATAAAGAAATGGTCTCCCTGGAAAATCATCTGTTGACAGTTTGGACCGATTAGATCGGTCCATTCCTTCAACTCACTTTTCTCCTCTTGTGTTCCATTGAAAATCAGCACTGGACAAGTTATTTTTGTTTTTTTTCGGTTAAAATTGAACTGATTCAATAATGTCAAATCTTCCCTTAAATAGTCAGTCACTAGCTCTAAAAGCTCTACTTCTTCAATCACTTCTTTCGGAATTCCACCTAGTTTAAAGAAAAATTGATTGAATTTCTTGACCGGTGCAGTTAAGATCGATTCATAATTCTTTGCACGAAAGGCTTCACTTCCAGAAAATATTAATAATTTGGGTTGATTGATTGCCATTGCGTCAATCTTTCTATAAATATCTGCAACAACTCTGGCGCCCATGCTATGACCAAATAAAATATATTCTTTGGTAAAATCCACACATTCTAGTACTTGCTTCAAGGTCTTATCAATCAATGTCCGCCAGTTTTCTGGTCTTTCCACAAAGCTTCTACGACCACGTCCATCATACTCGATTTGAATAATTTCAAATTCTGTGTCATCCAACGATAGCCATTCTTTATAAGGGTTTATGATGCTTCCAGCATAAGGAAACATTACTAATTGAATCATTATTTTCTCCTATCTCTATTATCTAGCGCAATTCCAGCTCAAACTGATCGCACGCTTTTTGCAGTCGCTCAGCCAATTGATTTTTCTGACTGATACTTTCTGGATAAATCAGCACTAATTGATCCAAATACTTGTTTATCACAATTTCAAGTCCCTTGACTTGAGTCATTGTTTCTACTTGTTTTTTGACCATTTCCAGAGTTTCCCTCGTTAGTTCAAAAATCGTTTGATTATTGATAGAATAGATTTCTTTACTTGTATAGCGGCTATCAATTTTACTTAACTCATCAATCAAACTGACCTGCGTCTCCATTTTTAATTGATGTAATTGGTTCATCTGCTCTTGCACATTGCTATTGAACTGATCAAGTAATATCGGCCACAGATCGATAAACGGTCCAATCGCTTGGGAAAAATTGGCTGGTAAGTACTTTCTATTTTCCTGTACAACATACACAGGGAGTATTTCACCATCATTAATCCTATGATTTTCCCGAATGATTATTTGAGCTAAATACATGATTAGCACCCAATGGTTTTTAGCATAATATTTTTTCGTCTTTTCACCTAAAGATAGTGTAGATAAACCAATCGAAAATGGTTGTTCTGGATCTTGATTAGCATAAATAGATTCTTTAC
This genomic stretch from Enterococcus haemoperoxidus ATCC BAA-382 harbors:
- a CDS encoding lipoate--protein ligase; translated protein: MYYMIMPSHDIRRNLATEQYLLNQRTFDDPLVLFYIQKPCVIVGRNQNVRAEVDLTYAKEHEITITRRLSGGGAVYDDLGNLSFSFVVNAEHESFGNFKLFTQPIIDALHEMGALGAEISGRNDLLIDGKKFSGNAMYTKNKKMYSHGTLMLDVDLDEVSRVLTVSEKKLASKGTKSVRSRVTNLKPYLAKEYQEISTEAFRDRLLLHLFKAKRLEEIKSQEYQLTKEDEQAIDQLVSEIYGNDAWVFGEEPKFTIKREEKFTGGLIEANISVEKGRISAITIYGDYFSQKDTKEITDLLLGCMYDQESIKQALAETSVGDYFNNVSKAEFIQLLVD
- a CDS encoding methionine ABC transporter ATP-binding protein, with the protein product MITFNQVSKSYTHNGATVTALDHVDLQIQEHELFGVIGESGSGKSTLLRMINTLEQPSSGSIKVAGIDLMTLSESQKRQSRKQIGMIFQQFNLLYNQTVNENIGLPLRLNKEYDRQKVQEVLDFVRLTDKGEQYPRQLSGGEKQRVGIARALITQPKILLCDEPTSALDGQNAYDILTLLRRINQTFGTTMVIVSHELNLIKQLCNRTAVLEKGKVLETLTIQQGQQQPQFSTYYERIRESLG
- a CDS encoding MetQ/NlpA family ABC transporter substrate-binding protein; amino-acid sequence: MKKKLLISMLVLAGVAVVGCGGQKKAADTKKKEDKIIKVASHIPSTVEVVELAGKEIEHGYKVELVQVNDNIQYNELLNAKEIDANFAQHEPFMQKFNEEKDGNLVVVQKIYNAKVGFYSKEFKDIKDLPEGTKIALPSDVSNEGRALAILNEAGLIKLKEGVGFNGTIKDIIENPKKFDWVSVDLLNLAEAYNEKDIAMVYNYPTYIAKVGLTPKDAILLEKKVDDRFAISLVAREDNKDSDKIKALKKAMTSDKVKELLETKYSETLTPAF
- a CDS encoding methionine ABC transporter permease; translation: MMTAYIEKISYYHPELTKSLSESGIMILISIIAAVVIGLPLGTFVYLTKKMPTKSNHWIGIFLNAYINIVRSFPFLLFVVALIPFTRLVLGTAFGTYAASLPLSFVAVAIYARLVEQVLLEIPNDILELAQSLGSTKLQLISRFLYVEARSGLVLALTSVVISMVSYSTVMGVIGGGGIGDFALRYGYQRYEYAVMYTAIVLMIIFVSVIQISGSWFAKKINKK
- a CDS encoding thioesterase II family protein gives rise to the protein MIQLVMFPYAGSIINPYKEWLSLDDTEFEIIQIEYDGRGRRSFVERPENWRTLIDKTLKQVLECVDFTKEYILFGHSMGARVVADIYRKIDAMAINQPKLLIFSGSEAFRAKNYESILTAPVKKFNQFFFKLGGIPKEVIEEVELLELVTDYLREDLTLLNQFNFNRKKTKITCPVLIFNGTQEEKSELKEWTDLIGPNCQQMIFQGDHFFIRTNVQEILSVIKNKLNESK